Part of the Tenebrio molitor chromosome 4, icTenMoli1.1, whole genome shotgun sequence genome, caaaactcGCAGTTAATCCATTTTGTCGATTTTGACTAATTTATCACTTCATGgacaaaatataattattctaatttaataaatcgaGAAATTATGCCtgatttactaaaaaaaagcaaaaacaatataagaaaaaaacataattgtaATGAGGGAGTAAATGATATGAATAAcatgttttttactttatttgtaaaaacacaagGTAATATAAGTCatgatattaaatttaattatgattttatGCCAATTTTCTCTGAGGAAGGAATTCcttgtgttgaaaaaaaatttaaaaaaaaaacgtgaaaacAATTATGAAGAGAATTATCAATTCCTAAAgcttgttttaaatttgtattattgATAGGTAATCTATTCATAAGCCAGATTGCGGACTCTAATTATTCCATGTTCAGTACCGTTGATGTATACaagtatacagtgagcggcaaaagtatggaataaattccttaaaaattaaacaaaatttttttcaaaaaaatctttggacaggtcaattttagtttataaaaatacatattttagtaccaaacaaaatgccaagcagtcatttgtttttgagttatgatgtcatcgatagtttttttaaatagaaacccccaattttttttcttgattctgatagcccctttaattgtctaaatgacagtataaaaattttgttaccttacataaggaaatttttgagaaaaaaaatcataaagttggaaaaaataaattttataacgaacaaaaacaagtcaaaaaatcaagtaggtaaatcaaacagtcaaatgttactgtcaatttcattcgtatgtgttatttgtgttacaaaacgttttcgaaaatgactcatttaacagaaacacaacgtatagaaattttaattttgattgggtgcggggataaaactagattaaactaaaacagggggaatttctttataaacttgcttattgtcaacaagctggaggatggcaattcgaacatttaattccataattttaagtacttgctaacacagtttttgacttgtttttgttcgttataaaatttattttttccaactttattattttttttctcaaaaatttccttatgtaaggtaacaaaatttttatactatcatttagacaattaaaaggggctatcagaattaagaaaaaaaatagggggtttacatttaaaaaaactatcgatgacgtcataactcgaaaacaaatgactgcttggaattttctttggtactaaaatttgtatttttataaactaaaattgacctatcccaagatttttttgaaaaaaattttgttcaatttttaatgaatttattccatacttttgccgctcactgtataaaaaAAGCTTCACCGGGGTTGTGGATGCTGGAAAggtgtttttattgttaagcTTTTGTCTGTTGTTATTtggcgtttttttgttcatgtGTTGATGTAAATTACGTATTATGCTGTTATACCCACACTATACAGTTTATATTAGGACTTATGTAAGCCCAAAATGGCATGACATTAATaaatgttgattttatttcatacttcCCTGACCTTgtgcttattaaaaaaataatacagttggttgcaaaaaaaaaacggaaaatgtcaaaaactatGTTGACGTTTTTccttaaaattttgttaatgtAAAACTGTCGACAGGTCGGCGAGGTTAGAATTTCTTGTCACTGTACTTTTTACTACTCCAAATTCTGCATCTAGATCCGTAATTTTTctatcattttctaaatggCCGGCGATGATAGCTCTGTCTGTTTCAGATAAATGAGgcattttggtaaaaaaaaaaaattacattaattttttgaaaactgtcaatgTCATCAGATTTTGTTCACACTataaaaagtttcattttccgttttttctgcaaccaactgtacattttttgtattatgttTAGGTCTCCAGATTGTTTTACATTATTCTTATTGTTTCTAGCCGATGAgttatcatctagaaaaacgAGCAAGAATGGAAGGAGGAAGTGCAAATGAGGTACAAAGAAAggcaagtttaataaatgtagtcTCATACCTGTTTATGTAGCATTTCTGTTCTTGCATGGTTATGTGATATATGTTTTTATCTTTTCAGAGCACATCaccaaagaaaatatgtaatttgtcCATACAATCATTTAGTGAAATCATACACGTTGCTGCCTTTGTGGATAAGACGCTATTTATTAAAGCCTTTCTTGAAGCAGATAAAGTGGTAGTAGCTTTGGCGCCTCGCCGCTTTGGGAAATCAACAAACATGGACATGGTGAAAGAATTCCTAACAGGGAACAAAAAACTCTTCCAAGACAATCAGTTAAAAATATGGCAAGAGCAAAGGATTTTTTTTGATAAGTACTGCCAAGAGACTCCTGTCATATACGTGGACTTTAAAAATATCACTGGTGAAACTAAAGATGAACTCCTTCAATCATTAAAGCATCTCATTTACTGTGCATTTAATGAACATCAGTATCTTGTGAAAAAGATGGATGGAAAATATTCTTGGTCAGATACGAAATTGGAGGTTCTGGGCTGTATTGAAGAATTTGAGAAGTATTGGAAAACTTCTGAAAATTTAAGTCGAAATGATGTGATTAATGGATTGAAGCGCTTATCTCGCTGTTTACATGTGTACCATAACAAACTCGTTTATGTATTAATTGATGAATTCGATTCTCCTATCATGAACATCATCGTCAAGCAATCAACTTCAAATAATGATGTTCTGGACGAAACCATCGATGTTATCGGTCGCATCATGTCCATTACGTTCAAAAACAACGAACATCTCAACAGAGGGTTAATAAATGCCTGTGTCCCCGTCGCAGAACAAGTTTTATCTAGCGACGCGAACAACATCCAGTATTATCAGTTTTTGAGAAAACCTAGATTTGCTCCTTATTTTGGATTTACAGATACAGAAGTGAAGAGTCTGTttgaaaaagaagaatttGCTACTTTTAATAATGACCAAGTAAAAAAGTGGTACAATGGttataaattaatgtattcaGGGGACTATGCCATTTATAGCTGttattcagttttaaaatatttgagcACAAGTCACGAAATGAAGAAACCATGCTTTGACAATTACTGGGTTGACTCGGCCAGCATCACTCACCTAAAACATCTGTTTGGACATTATCAGATTCGTGAATTGATTGAAGATCTTATTGATGGAGAAGAGATCGAAATAAAggccattcaaaaattttggaaagaaAACATAATTGACTTACTAAACTTGGTTCATCAAGAACTTAAATCTATACATATGTCAGATGCACATTTTTTCCTCCAATTTTTGACCAAAAATGGATACTTGAATGTTTTACGCACTAGCCCTGAGAATCAAAGAATCACCATTCGGATTCCAAATCAAGAAATTAGGACGTTGTTTCAGGAAAAATGTTATGATGTAGAATTGTTTTCAAAGAAACACCAGCTTTTAGATGAAAATATTGAGGGCTATTTGGTTGCATTAGAATCAGTGCTAACAAGAGaagacaaaaatgtatttaaagaaTATGCAAAGGCTGTCTCTAAATTGTTTGATGGAGCCATAATGCCCCAAAACGAGGACGAATTTCATTGTATTCTCTTTGTTTTGGCATATAATGCTAAATTTTATATAGTTCGCAGTGAACTAAGCATCTCCCGAAGAAAATCTAAAGGAAGACCTCCTCATCTTGATTTGCTTATGATTTTGAATGAAGCTGGCTTGATTgtggaattaaaatttgctgaCCAATCATCAGCGGCCGCTCTTTCTCAAATTAGAACGCGACAGTATGAATCAAGCTTCGACAACtacaaaaatgtcacaaaGAAAATTCTTATGGGTTTGCATATGACTAAAGAAGGGAAAGTTAGTCTGACTTACACTATTGGCGATTCACGTCCAGAAACTGTTACCAGCCATGATGAATAGACTGTTGATGGCACAgacgtctttttttttatttgtattgccATTGTATTACCATtgttaaatgaataaaataattataatggtGTTTTTagcgtttaaatttttataaacacaaTAGAACTGCATGAGTCTGTGTTGGGAATTTAGCTTTAGGCAACTTTGGGAGTTTCTGGTGTTCCTTTAGTTGGTGGTAAGGTTATTTTTAATGGGTCGTAATTAACGCCCAGTAATTTAAAGCGGtttgcagattaaaaaaatactaaatgttctataaaaaaaataaaaatgcagtatgaaataatagaaaatgccttatattttttataaaatcacaatataaaaaatacaacttGCACGTTAAGTTCTGGTCGGTATTTTAATCAAATGTGCAcccaaaaaatatataaatgcTCGATAATTTACGTTCACTATTGaatgaaattttgcattttacagTAATGCAAATAAACGGGCGTTTGCTTACCGACGATCGACGAACAGTAcctacataacctcacaaaacGAAGCGGGCATGTTCCATGTTCTGATCTGCAGTGCGGGAATAGGTGTGTTATTATTAACCCGTACTGTTTTTAAAATCGATATGAGTGGCAGTGAGATTCCTCAATACAGTTCTTCagaaaatgtgtttttgttttgtattacatattttattaaattagtgtttattttgtgttcactgattttttattttcagtgaAAATGTATAGGTAAGTACCTACTCTTTGTGGGCTTTGAACTTTTTTATGGATAAAATCATCATTTTTATTGAAGGGTAAGTATTCTTTCACCATCAAGCTTCTACTGAACATTCATTATATGTACATTTATCGAgcatttataatattttaccgaatatttaataatttaggaAGCATTAGAATTTGGTACTGAGCATTCGTTACATTTATTGAGCCTATATTTTTATAtcgaatatttattaatttaggaAGCATGTGAATTTGGTATGGAGCaatcatttatttatcaagtgtctattatttttatcgaatatttattattttaacaagCATGTAAATTTTATATCGAGCATTCATTACATTTATCGGGCGtctattatttttatcgaATATTTAGTTTCTTGTCATgcatttgaataaattaactgGAAAATGTAACATGCATTGGGAATAAAATATCGAGCATTTAATTTGTTCCCATTTTTAATATCATAGATAGTGGGTGAAGAGAATTTTATGGATTTAGAGGAATCTTTCGGTTTGTTCGTATTaggataattaatttttatttttatggtttaaatggaataatttttttaatatatttttttcttttttggtttgtttattttttattaatttagatCGCTTAATCTAGAGCGTAGTACTGAAGAtaccaaagtaatttttaatttctaaatatttttaatttttctttaaattttgcaatgtttttattaaaccataaaaatttgaaatacagagtggtcccgatataacctgccacaAGAAATCcggtaataggtgacgatgagtagaactcatacacaaaaaatgtttctaataaaagtcttttcgttttcgagataaaaataattgaaaatttggtcaaaatttgctgtacgctaatgagttaatcggttttaaaaaggtaattctggttacttggctgcaatttctttagcaacggtacctgtaacacctatgacatttgtcaagtttaattttaaatttgcgaatccttcaaaaagttatgaaattcacaaaacaagaatacgccgatttgcatttactctatggcgaaacacgtggtaattcaagaccggcaaggcgaccatacggcgagcgttatcctgaaggagtccttccgtcatttatgtgaggttggttctgactgattccaataggatggcgtccccgatcctctatttaacccctctggattttaatttttggggccacacgaaagatttggtatacgaagttgaaataaatacaaaaggccaactccagaaacgcgtaacaggcgccgcgaaccagattcgtaaaaacccagaaatgctgaattctgtttatgaaaattggtaccaacGGAAGgtacacagaacatttattataaataattttgttagtctagtttacctttcattagttagtagatattctcagttagagttgaaagtacgaatatgtaaagtgtaaataaatttattcaatacattattttggctatttaaccacaattaagacgatactcttattataaagttcttccacaattttgcacacactacctctacatttatttacacgttgaggaacaccactttatttattactcattcatctcagtcaacaaaatcagcttttgtacctaaataagctggtgaattaacgcacacagtgtacggcgttttcaataaatgtcattaatttgatttagtttgtcagatttgagatttgtcataaacgattcaggtacctatgttgcttagatactgtcatccttacaaacaccaacaattaattcctgagtagatacatatttttgtggtcagcagcgtcgaatgcgtgtggataggggttaatttatcc contains:
- the LOC138128432 gene encoding uncharacterized protein, with product MSYHLEKRARMEGGSANEVQRKSTSPKKICNLSIQSFSEIIHVAAFVDKTLFIKAFLEADKVVVALAPRRFGKSTNMDMVKEFLTGNKKLFQDNQLKIWQEQRIFFDKYCQETPVIYVDFKNITGETKDELLQSLKHLIYCAFNEHQYLVKKMDGKYSWSDTKLEVLGCIEEFEKYWKTSENLSRNDVINGLKRLSRCLHVYHNKLVYVLIDEFDSPIMNIIVKQSTSNNDVLDETIDVIGRIMSITFKNNEHLNRGLINACVPVAEQVLSSDANNIQYYQFLRKPRFAPYFGFTDTEVKSLFEKEEFATFNNDQVKKWYNGYKLMYSGDYAIYSCYSVLKYLSTSHEMKKPCFDNYWVDSASITHLKHLFGHYQIRELIEDLIDGEEIEIKAIQKFWKENIIDLLNLVHQELKSIHMSDAHFFLQFLTKNGYLNVLRTSPENQRITIRIPNQEIRTLFQEKCYDVELFSKKHQLLDENIEGYLVALESVLTREDKNVFKEYAKAVSKLFDGAIMPQNEDEFHCILFVLAYNAKFYIVRSELSISRRKSKGRPPHLDLLMILNEAGLIVELKFADQSSAAALSQIRTRQYESSFDNYKNVTKKILMGLHMTKEGKVSLTYTIGDSRPETVTSHDE